Proteins encoded together in one Miscanthus floridulus cultivar M001 chromosome 16, ASM1932011v1, whole genome shotgun sequence window:
- the LOC136510127 gene encoding L10-interacting MYB domain-containing protein-like, whose protein sequence is MSTSQGIRAAWTYTYEKGLVDVMKEHVNIPMYRAQSGWTADGWRNIVKRFNETFPLAHFSKQQMQEKEKELKGNYRTVRDARKESGVGWNETLSMIIAEPKKWEDLIEKYPKVSKFQKKPLPLYEHLASLYAGSIATGDLNFTSTEPPSMTAPPPIERSHSEQSTQNTAVGSDSVGINFGTNTFSQIEGPEVQSAPPYLNLEEGASASGKKHKQNQMASKLGEFIDLRKIQMEKNQEKLDEKKKKEDDYSVEKCIAVVDTIEDLTIEQKADANELFQSEMNRQIFMMTKNPAVRLVWLKKKISQMSQ, encoded by the exons ATGTCAACGTCCCAGGGTATAAGGGCTGCATGGACCTACACGTATGAGAAAGGGCTGGTGGATGTAATGAAAGAGCATGTCAATATCCCAATGTACAGGGCACAAAGTGGCTGGACAGCAGATGGATGGAGAAATATTGTTAAACGGTTCAACGAAACCTTCCCTTTAGCTCATTTTTCAAAACAACAaatgcaagagaaggagaaggagttgAAAGGAAACTATAGGACAGTTAGAGATGCCAGAAAAGAGAGTGGTGTTGGTTGGAATGAGACATTAAGCATGATAATTGCCGAACCAAAGAAATGGGAAGACCTAATTGAG AAGTATCCCAAAGTTAGTAAGTTCCAAAAGAAGCCACTTCCTCTTTATGAACACCTGGCATCATTGTATGCAG GAAGTATAGCCACTGGAGATTTGAATTTTACATCAACCGAGCCACCTAGCAtgacagcaccacctccaattGAAAGAAGTCACTCTGAGCAAAGTACACAGAACACGGCTGTTGGCTCTGATTCTGTTGGCATCAATTTTGGTACAAATACTTTTTCTCAAATTGAGGGCCCAGAAGTGCAATCTGCACCACCCTATCTCAATCTAGAGGAGGGAGCAAGTGCTAGTGGAAAAAAACACAAGCAAAATCAAATGGCATCTAAACTCGGTGAATTCATAGACTTGAGAAAGAtccagatggagaaaaatcaggaaaaactagatgagaagaagaaaaaagaagatgacTATTCTGTAGAAAAGTGCATTGCTGTTGTGGATACCATAGAAGACCTAACTATTGAGCAGAAGGCAGATGCTAATGAGCTCTTTCAATCTGAGATGAATCGACAGATATTTATGATGACCAAAAATCCAGCTGTTCGACTAGTTTGGCTAAAGAAAAAAATTTCACAG ATGTCCCAGTGA